Proteins encoded by one window of Drosophila melanogaster chromosome X:
- the RpS19a gene encoding ribosomal protein S19a, isoform D, which yields MPGVTVKDIDQHAVTKAVAVFLKKTGKLKVPDQMDIVKTAKFKELAPYDPDWFYVRCASILRHLYHRSPAGVGSITKIYGGRKRNGVHPSHFCRAADGAARKALQALEHARLVEKHPDGGRKLSSIGQRDLDRIANQIVFKQRDAAKQTGPIVISK from the exons ATGCCAGGCGTCACAGTGAAGGATATTGACCAGCACGCGGTTACCAAGGCGGTCGCCGTCTTCTTGAAGAA GACTGGCAAGTTGAAGGTGCCCGACCAGATGGACATCGTCAAGACCGCCAAATTCAAGGAGCTGGCGCCCTACGATCCCGACTGGTTCTATGTGCGTTGCGCCTCGATCCTGCGCCATCTGTACCACCGCAGTCCCGCTGGAGTCGGTTCGATCACCAAGATCTACGGCGGACGCAAGCGCAACGGTGTCCACCCCTCGCACTTCTGCCGCGCCGCCGACGGTGCTGCCCGCAAGGCTCTGCAGGCCTTGGAGCACGCCCGTTTGGTCGAGAAGCACCCGGACGGTGGTCGCAAACTGAGCTCCATTGGACAGCGTGATCTGGACCGTATTGCTAACCAGATCGTGTTCAAGCAGCGCGATGCCGCCAAGCAGACCGGGCCCATTGTTATTTCCAAGTAA
- the SNRPG gene encoding small nuclear ribonucleoprotein G, isoform B, producing MSKAHPPEVKKYMDKRMMLKLNGGRAVTGILRGFDPFMNVVLDDTVEECKDNTKNNIGMVVIRGNSIVMVEALDRV from the exons ATGTCGAAGGCCCATCCCCCAGAGGTGAAAAA ATACATGGACAAGCGCATGATGCTGAAACTGAACGGCGGACGCGCGGTGACCGGTATTTTGCGAGGCTTCGATCCCTTCATGAACGTGGTCCTGGACGACACGGTGGAGGAGTGCAAGGACAACACGAAGAACAACATCGGCATGGTG GTTATCCGCGGCAACAGCATCGTCATGGTGGAGGCCCTGGACAGGGTCTAG
- the mthl1 gene encoding methuselah-like 1, isoform B, with protein sequence MDRSRSSRAASSNQFIRPCGLLTTVILLQTLVSMSLAIEEMSPPPAAPPRPSPPPTVKLNKCCHSGEYLNDGTCIAGSEALWLPMVYLVQQQRFFEPHGASPRFLKFLPNTRPTCRKDQTTEIFRSRGANVMLFPNGTLYVRERALMVQPSDYCVDWEVAVVCLNDSQPINALEDPDYAANPLVQQEPPKASLRLSKCCGKWGSYNTQLQNCDLQPNHQAAVDGLLRLSPQLPEGSYQTSYGLPDCGQPGGYSIAGDWQDAKLDRNTAMLQLPHKNLSAGQYCLEHTQREGEVKIIACQHLFSSAAGAGIHDGSIGGTIEQANGQNLQKAVLTGGILVSIVFLSATLVAGFLLPAVHHALHWRCQICYVTCLLFGKILLAIEELSSSLQPGSAACHTLAITMQFFFLAAFFWLNTMCFNIWWTFRDFRPSSLERNQEALRRYLYSLYAWGGPLLITFVAACVDQLPETTLLRPGFGQLYCWFDNRNLSIFAYFYGPIGLLLCANIALFVSTTHQLTCGLWKRDDVKSSSEKSALGRVCLKLVVVMGVTWIADILSWLVGGPHGVWFFTDLINALQGVFIFIVVGCQPQVWTACRRIFCPRLRHDITNTTNGVQHSSSSQGLPSMAGGTEITQNTTTTTTTTNTTATHMPSNPAEDEVPEKAPIAPVAPIVKMETIC encoded by the coding sequence ATGGACAGGAGTCGGAGTAGCAGAGCTGCCAGCAGCAACCAGTTCATCAGGCCATGTGGCCTACTGACGACCGTCATCCTGCTGCAGACGCTTGTGTCGATGAGTTTGGCCATCGAGGAGATGTCGCCACCACCGGCCGCCCCGCCACGTCCATCGCCGCCGCCCACCGTGAAGCTCAACAAGTGCTGCCATTCGGGCGAGTATCTGAACGATGGCACCTGCATCGCCGGCAGCGAAGCCCTGTGGCTGCCCATGGTGTACttggtgcagcagcagcgcttCTTCGAGCCCCATGGCGCCAGTCCGCGATTCTTGAAGTTCCTGCCCAATACGAGACCCACGTGCCGAAAGGACCAGACGACGGAGATCTTTCGCAGCCGCGGAGCCAATGTGATGCTCTTTCCCAATGGCACGCTCTATGTGCGGGAACGCGCTCTAATGGTCCAGCCGTCGGATTACTGTGTCGACTGGGAGGTGGCCGTCGTTTGCTTGAACGACAGTCAGCCGATCAATGCTCTGGAGGATCCCGATTATGCAGCCAATCCTCTCGTGCAGCAGGAGCCGCCCAAGGCTAGCCTGCGACTGAGCAAGTGCTGCGGCAAGTGGGGCAGCTATAACACGCAGCTCCAGAACTGCGATCTGCAGCCCAACCATCAGGCAGCCGTCGATGGACTGCTGCGATTGTCGCCGCAGCTACCGGAGGGCAGCTATCAGACTAGCTACGGCCTGCCCGACTGTGGCCAACCCGGTGGCTACTCCATTGCCGGTGATTGGCAGGATGCCAAGCTGGATCGGAACACGGCCATGCTCCAGTTGCCGCACAAGAACCTCAGCGCCGGACAATACTGCCTGGAGCACACGCAGCGCGAGGGCGAGGTGAAGATCATAGCCTGCCAGCATTTGTTTAGCTCCGCGGCAGGAGCCGGCATCCACGACGGCTCCATTGGAGGCACCATCGAGCAGGCCAATGGCCAGAATCTGCAGAAGGCCGTCCTGACTGGTGGCATACTTGTGTCCATTGTCTTCCTGTCCGCCACTTTGGTGGCCGGCTTCCTGCTGCCCGCTGTGCATCATGCGCTTCATTGGCGCTGCCAAATCTGCTATGTCACCTGCTTGCTATTCGGCAAAATACTGCTGGCCATCGAGGAGCTGAGCTCCAGCCTGCAGCCGGGCAGTGCCGCCTGCCATACGCTTGCTATCACCATGCAGTTCTTCTTTCTGGCCGCCTTCTTTTGGCTGAACACCATGTGCTTCAACATCTGGTGGACGTTCCGGGACTTTCGGCCCAGTTCGTTGGAACGCAATCAGGAGGCACTGCGTCGCTATCTGTACTCCCTGTACGCTTGGGGCGGTCCTCTGCTTATCACCTTCGTGGCCGCCTGCGTGGACCAGCTGCCGGAGACGACGCTACTGCGTCCGGGATTCGGACAGCTCTACTGCTGGTTCGACAATCGCAATCTCTCGATCTTCGCCTACTTCTACGGACCCATTGGCCTGCTGCTGTGCGCCAATATAGCGCTCTTCGTGTCCACCACCCATCAGTTGACGTGCGGCCTGTGGAAACGGGACGATGTCAAGTCCTCATCGGAGAAGTCCGCCCTGGGACGCGTCTGCCTGAAGCTAGTCGTCGTTATGGGTGTCACCTGGATAGCGGACATTCTGTCCTGGCTAGTGGGTGGACCGCATGGCGTATGGTTCTTCACCGACCTGATCAACGCCCTGCAAGGCGTCTTCATCTTCATCGTGGTGGGCTGCCAGCCGCAGGTGTGGACCGCCTGCCGCAGGATCTTCTGTCCGCGATTGCGTCATGACATCACCAATACGACCAACGGTGTCCAGCATTCGAGCAGCTCGCAGGGTTTGCCCTCGATGGCCGGCGGCACGGAGATTACACagaacaccaccaccaccaccacgacaACCAACACGACCGCCACTCACATGCCCAGCAATCCGGCGGAGGATGAGGTACCGGAGAAGGCTCCCATTGCCCCCGTCGCACCCATCGTCAAAATGGAGACCATTTGCTAA
- the CG42512 gene encoding uncharacterized protein, isoform A: MDLGLSRADMLEQLEKRRIFLGDGKDMPLDRLEDIYRNYIVPKPKRERKPRNPSPDPNFNPIEIEQLAERIKSVVIVGQKRAHAENKSDDQAKQIKMDLD, from the exons ATGGACCTGGGCCTATCTCGAGCAGATATGTTGGAACAGCTCGAAAAa aGGCGAATATTTCTGGGCGATGGCAAGGATATGCCGCTGGATCGTCTGGAGGATATCTACCGCAATTACATAGTTCCCAAGCCAAAAAGAGAGCGCAAGCCGCGCAATCCAAGTCCCGATCCCAATTTCAATCCCATTGAAATAGAGCAGCTAGCGGAGCGCATCAAGTCGGTTGTCATAGTGGGACAGAAACGAGCGCATGCAGAGAATAAGAGCGACGACCAGGCCAAGCAAATCAAGATGGACCTGGACTGA
- the CG32573 gene encoding uncharacterized protein, isoform A translates to MIQLLQLLLCTIPLVVGEVLPLQLDLDNSQITIRRSASRDDKLQVFHSIWGAIRSDFATDTDKVKGLYSQLGGYIRDDVQCSSGSTGRSACELQQEVRRHLRTLMAQRLANLLNAEESIQTYGMYIAASVEPALVRDILVHAIEDVYFHRPLEKLVQQLEQLYADRDEVSFRTMIEAQLALFWRYQAMQDSSEAYLFNVAHMVSKIRSHHMYASVDADLQKRVEALSQRLPPVLDLLFDPQGFCLLSRSDREYIYTTITDEWNYGLNGRQMFSWREKNFTDTAGLTRAFVQEQHSTPLFTLRSELFKWYYFVDPSQGNRLAALRSGSPSSSTSTWTIAYAGDALIFRQRELTLCAAEKFDDDRRLVKMLPGQMHTPPSEACQWLPIACAPPK, encoded by the exons ATGATCCAGCTGCTCCAGTTGCTTCTATGTACTATTCCACTCGTTGTGGGCGAGGTTCTGCCCCTGCAACTCGATTTGGACAACAGTCAA ATTACCATACGGCGAAGTGCCAGTCGCGATGACAAATTGCAGGTATTCCACAGCATCTGGGGCGCCATTCGCTCCGACTTCGCCACCGATACGGACAAGGTGAAGGGCCTGTACAGTCAGCTGGGCGGATATATTCGCGACGATGTGCAGTGCAGTAGCGGCTCCACGGGTCGATCTGCCTGCGAGCTGCAGCAGGAGGTGCGACGCCACCTGCGGACCCTCATGGCCCAGCGGCTGGCCAATCTGTTGAACGCCGAGGAGAGCATTCAGACATACGGTATGTACATAGCGGCCAGTGTGGAGCCCGCCCTGGTCAGGGACATTCTGGTGCACGCCATCGAGGACGTGTACTTCCATCGACCGCTGGAGAAGCTGgtgcagcagctggagcaacTGTACGCGGATCGCGACGAGGTCAGCTTTCGCACGATGATCGAGGCGCAATTGGCGCTCTTCTGGCGCTATCAGGCCATGCAGGACAGCAGCGAGGCGTACCTGTTCAACGTCGCGCACATGGTCAGCAAGATCCGGAGCCATCACATGTACGCCAGCGTCGATGCGGATCTCCAGAAGCGAGTGGAGGCACTGAGCCAACGTCTGCCGCCCGTTCTAGACTTGCTCTTCGATCCGCAGGGATTCTGCCTGCTGAGTCGCTCCGATCGCGAGTACATCTACACGACCATAACGGACGAGTGGAACTACGGTCTGAATGGGCGGCAGATGTTCTCCTGGCGCGAGAAGAACTTCACCGATACCGCGGGCCTGACACGCGCCTTCGTCCAGGAGCAGCACTCCACGCCGCTCTTCACGCTGCGTAGCGAGCTCTTCAAGTGGTACTACTTCGTCGATCCCAGCCAGGGCAATCGCTTGGCCGCCCTGCGCTCCGGCAGTCCCAGCTCCTCGACCAGCACCTGGACCATCGCCTACGCGGGCGACGCACTCATCTTCCGGCAGCGCGAACTCACGCTCTGTGCTGCCGAAAAGTTCGACGACGATCGTCGTCTGGTGAAGATGCTGCCCGGCCAGATGCACACGCCGCCATCGGAGGCTTGCCAGTGGCTACCGATCGCCTGTGCTCCGCCAAAATGA
- the Nemp gene encoding nuclear envelope integral membrane protein, with amino-acid sequence MHSAGLLMLTVAGYFTSGIPGNTASSDVAYLTPGTYINLSENILGLQTLRTFCYPGKRLTVSSLFETVEFVLAIGSDDYSQYGGKTPEEVLQHYKDKQSLFSITLFAQKRQLLQLSPFEQQCIGISSRQAYTVILNSIPLDLWRLAQFAVGILILFSARRLAKNSVFYYLVGIVIGICASLLVVIYLAAKLFPRRTMMYGVLIGGWTIGFYVIKQLADNLRLILITYRDHVLGYLVITGLISFLICYRIGPPKNPRSQTIVMWVLQAIGAVMAYFSSWHTSAVIFIMVLVFVAHYFPISWTNQIKFMYRRRFPLKRRMLTQEEYEQQTAVETSKSLADLRKYVNSPECKQWAVMGKLRDPLRFASFANGAPHLDDEEIEDHSRTIEESMDAAPEEESVEEPEEDKPAELLPLPNSQFRYQQAARNSEPEPESESDDSEEEEFFEQEVDLRQVVQ; translated from the exons ATGCATTCGGCTGGACTACTGATGCTAACCGTGGCTGGATATTTCACATCGGGTATTCCTGGCAATACGGCTTCCTCGGACGTCGCCTACCTGACGCCGGGCACATACATCAATTTGTCGGAGAACATCTTGGGACTGCAGACTCTGCGCACGTTCTGCTATCCGGGTAAACGGCTGACGGTGTCAAGTCTCTTCGAGACTGTGGAGTTCGTCCTGGCCATCGGGAGCGATGATTATTCCCAGTACGGTGGGAAGACGCCGGAGGAGGTGTTGCAGCACTACAAGGACAAGCAATCGCTGTTCAGCATCACCCTGTTCGCGCAGAAGcgccagctgctgcagctctcGCCCTTCGAGCAGCAGTGCATCGGGATTTCCTCCCGCCAGGCGTACACCGTCATTCTGAATAGCATTCCGCTGGATCTGTGGCGTCTCGCACAGTTCGCCGTCGGCATACTGATCCTCTTCAGCGCCCGGCGGCTAGCAAAGAACAGTGTGTTCTACTATCTGGTCGGCATTGTCATCGGCATATGCGCCTCCCTGCTGGTGGTCATCTATTTGGCCGCCAAACTCTTTCCGCGACGTACCATGATGTATGGCGTCCTAATTGGCGGCTGGACCATTGGCTTCTATGTGATCAAACAGCTGGCGGACAATCTGCGTTTGATTCTGATCACCTACCGCGACCATGTGCTGGGCTATCTGGTGATCACCGGACTGATCTCGTTCCTG ATCTGCTATCGCATTGGTCCGCCCAAGAATCCTCGATCGCAAACCATCGTCATGTGGGTGCTGCAGGCCATTGGCGCCGTTATGGCTTACTTCAGCAGCTGGCACACCAGCGCCGTGATCTTCATCATGGTGCTGGTCTTTGTGGCCCACTACTTCCCCATTTCGTGGACGAACCAGATCAAGTTCATGTATCGCCGCCGTTTTCCGCTAAAGAGGCGCATGCTCACCCAGGAGGAGTACGAACAGCAGACGGCCGTGGAGACCTCGAAATCGCTGGCGGACCTGCGCAAGTACGTCAACAGTCCGGAGTGCAAGCAGTGGGCGGTGATGGGCAAACTGCGTGATCCTTTGCGCTTCGCCTCGTTCGCCAATGGAGCACCGCATCTGGACGACGAAGAGATCGAGGACCACTCGCGCACCATCGAGGAGTCCATGGATGCGGCGCCCGAGGAGGAATCAGTGGAGGAACCTGAGGAGGATAAACCAGCGGAGTTACTGCCGCTGCCCAACTCGCAGTTCCGCTATCAACAGGCCGCCCGCAACTCGGAGCCGGAGCCGGAGTCGGAGTCCGATGacagcgaggaggaggagttcTTCGAGCAGGAGGTGGACCTTCGGCAAGTAGTACAATAA